The following coding sequences are from one Halorubrum sp. BOL3-1 window:
- a CDS encoding Htur_1727 family rSAM-partnered candidate RiPP: MVEKTGRSESANGPRSADGRRFEVFVREEESDPLRHVGTVAAPTPDVAHEEASKLFAWYARDVWVCPTAEVSRYSAESLAGDEADGAGTSTAGEADAPAGDESDAEPSGDADEPRVYEETEGTPTASRGGAPVDDAEGSR; encoded by the coding sequence ATGGTCGAGAAGACGGGCCGAAGCGAGAGCGCGAATGGGCCGCGGTCGGCCGACGGTCGCCGGTTCGAGGTGTTCGTCCGCGAGGAGGAGTCGGACCCGCTCCGTCACGTCGGTACGGTCGCCGCGCCGACGCCGGACGTCGCCCACGAGGAGGCGAGCAAGCTCTTCGCGTGGTACGCCCGCGACGTGTGGGTGTGTCCGACCGCGGAGGTGTCCCGGTACTCCGCGGAATCGCTCGCTGGCGACGAGGCGGACGGAGCGGGCACGTCGACGGCCGGCGAAGCCGACGCGCCGGCGGGTGACGAGTCCGACGCCGAACCGTCCGGGGACGCCGACGAGCCGCGCGTCTACGAGGAGACCGAGGGGACGCCAACCGCCTCCCGTGGCGGGGCGCCGGTCGACGACGCGGAGGGCTCGCGGTGA
- the fer gene encoding ferredoxin Fer has protein sequence MPTVEYLNYEVLDDHGLSMDDDDLFEEAAAAGLDDEDYGTLEVNQGEYILESAEAQGYDWPFSCRAGACANCASIVKKGDIDMDMQQILSDEEVEEKDVRLTCIGSPATDEVKIVYNAKHLDYLQNRVI, from the coding sequence ATGCCCACAGTAGAATACCTCAACTACGAAGTGCTCGACGACCACGGCTTGTCGATGGACGACGACGACCTCTTTGAGGAGGCCGCCGCCGCCGGCCTCGACGACGAGGATTACGGTACCCTCGAAGTCAACCAGGGCGAGTACATCCTCGAATCCGCCGAGGCGCAGGGCTACGACTGGCCCTTCTCGTGCCGCGCCGGCGCCTGCGCGAACTGCGCGTCCATCGTGAAGAAGGGCGATATCGACATGGACATGCAGCAGATCCTCTCCGACGAGGAGGTCGAAGAGAAGGACGTCCGCCTCACCTGTATCGGGAGCCCGGCCACCGACGAGGTCAAGATCGTCTACAACGCGAAACACCTCGACTACCTACAGAACCGCGTCATCTGA
- a CDS encoding CheF family chemotaxis protein, with the protein MEESVVADFVGRVHAASLQTDGPVTGRVLLSQRRLVLATDDGKETVPLSRVFDVVVGSVPGDLRSFFNDSVTVAYERDGSRRSALVEGEPEDMDRFVRLLFKTLLRSVTVTVRHPAKVGGRVTDATDHRASVSVSPGEIRFGDCPEPFTVDLSAVIDYERTARTLGGTTRPALVFRHVDDDRTVTSITTVPNEWALNILGRYIKIEYGDAMEELESFDPTEEQLEILVSIYSAGGEANIADIVTGDVTQTSMILDTLREAGLVADGDSGAALTRKGQMVVSSYLESVNA; encoded by the coding sequence ATGGAGGAGTCCGTCGTCGCCGACTTCGTCGGCCGCGTTCACGCGGCGAGCCTACAGACCGACGGTCCGGTGACCGGTCGCGTGCTGTTGAGCCAGCGGCGACTGGTCCTCGCGACGGACGACGGCAAGGAGACGGTCCCGCTCTCGCGGGTGTTCGATGTCGTCGTCGGGAGCGTCCCCGGCGACCTGCGCTCCTTTTTCAACGACAGCGTCACCGTGGCGTACGAGCGCGACGGATCGCGGCGCTCGGCGCTCGTTGAGGGCGAACCCGAAGACATGGACCGGTTCGTCAGGCTGCTGTTCAAAACGCTGTTGCGGAGCGTGACCGTCACGGTGCGACACCCGGCGAAGGTCGGCGGCCGCGTCACGGACGCGACCGACCACCGCGCGTCGGTGTCGGTGTCGCCGGGCGAGATACGGTTCGGCGACTGTCCGGAGCCGTTCACCGTCGACCTCTCCGCGGTGATCGACTACGAGCGCACCGCCCGAACCCTCGGCGGGACGACGCGGCCGGCGCTCGTCTTCCGCCACGTCGACGACGACCGGACGGTCACGTCGATCACGACCGTGCCGAACGAGTGGGCGCTCAACATCCTCGGTCGGTACATAAAGATCGAGTACGGCGACGCGATGGAGGAGCTGGAGTCGTTCGACCCGACCGAAGAGCAGCTGGAGATACTTGTCTCCATCTACTCCGCCGGCGGCGAGGCGAACATCGCGGACATCGTCACCGGCGACGTCACCCAGACGTCGATGATCCTCGACACGCTGCGCGAGGCCGGCCTCGTGGCCGACGGCGACAGCGGGGCGGCGCTCACCCGCAAGGGACAGATGGTCGTGAGCTCCTACCTCGAATCGGTCAACGCGTAG
- a CDS encoding MOSC domain-containing protein: protein MTRVGELVAYPLKSCDGVAVDRAAIGPEGALRGDRSYALVEAGVDPETASVGGGGGYVNGKSEPAVHGLRAEYDLTGPTDATPTAVTLSRPSTDRAPADERTFAVPDRGDELADWVGEYLGYPVDLVRDPAGGFPDDSAAHGPTVVSRATLETVASWFDGLAGATEMRRRLRPNVVLDDCPAFFEDRLFADRGEGVRVAVGDTELIGVNPCQRCVVPSRDPDTGAEIDGFRETFVRRRRETLPEWTASDRFDHDFRLMVNTVVEERSWGNTLVVGDEVTVEDVVAVDDSETPVAGRDSAAE from the coding sequence ATGACACGCGTCGGTGAACTCGTCGCCTACCCGCTGAAGTCCTGTGACGGCGTCGCCGTCGACCGCGCCGCGATCGGTCCAGAGGGCGCGCTCCGCGGCGACCGCTCGTACGCGCTCGTCGAGGCCGGCGTCGACCCCGAGACGGCCTCGGTAGGCGGTGGCGGCGGCTACGTGAACGGGAAGAGCGAGCCGGCGGTCCACGGGCTCCGCGCCGAGTACGACCTCACCGGACCGACGGACGCGACCCCGACTGCCGTGACGCTCTCGCGGCCGTCGACGGACCGCGCTCCCGCCGACGAGCGTACCTTCGCGGTCCCCGACCGGGGCGACGAGCTTGCCGACTGGGTCGGGGAGTACCTCGGATACCCGGTCGACCTCGTCCGCGACCCCGCGGGCGGCTTCCCCGACGACTCGGCCGCGCACGGCCCGACGGTCGTCTCGCGGGCGACGCTGGAGACCGTCGCGTCGTGGTTCGACGGGCTCGCGGGCGCGACGGAGATGCGCCGCCGGCTCCGGCCGAACGTCGTGTTGGACGACTGCCCCGCCTTCTTCGAGGACCGGCTGTTCGCGGACCGCGGGGAGGGCGTCCGCGTCGCGGTCGGTGACACCGAACTGATCGGGGTCAACCCGTGTCAGCGCTGTGTGGTCCCCTCTCGTGACCCGGACACGGGCGCCGAAATCGACGGGTTCCGCGAGACGTTCGTCCGCCGACGGCGCGAGACGCTCCCGGAGTGGACCGCGAGCGACCGCTTCGACCACGACTTCCGGCTGATGGTCAACACCGTCGTCGAGGAGCGTTCGTGGGGGAACACCCTCGTCGTCGGCGACGAGGTGACCGTTGAGGACGTCGTCGCGGTCGACGACAGCGAGACGCCGGTCGCCGGACGCGACTCCGCGGCCGAGTGA
- a CDS encoding chorismate mutase, translating to MSDTPNTENRSLDELRREIEDIDREIVELIARRTYVADTVAAVKEDRDLPTTDEGQEERVMERAGENAEQFDVDANLVKAIFRLLIELNKVEQRESR from the coding sequence ATGAGCGACACACCCAACACCGAGAACCGGAGCCTCGACGAACTGCGCCGCGAGATCGAGGACATCGACCGCGAGATCGTGGAACTGATCGCCCGCCGCACCTACGTCGCCGACACGGTCGCGGCCGTCAAGGAGGACCGCGACCTCCCGACCACCGACGAGGGCCAAGAGGAGCGCGTGATGGAGCGGGCGGGCGAGAACGCCGAGCAGTTCGACGTCGATGCCAACCTCGTGAAGGCGATCTTCCGGCTGCTGATCGAGTTGAACAAGGTTGAGCAGCGGGAGAGCCGATAG
- a CDS encoding shikimate kinase — translation MEGRAAALGAGTVLNALATGTGAAFGIDVETRATVELDPAADLVEGEIAEDADGDTDLIERCVALATERWGDGEGGTVRTDSDVPLAAGLKSSSAAANATVLATCDALGLAVGDGPDDPAVDVTRLEACRLGVRAARAAGVTVTGAFDDATASMLGGVTVTDNDADELRARETVDWDVLVWTPPERAYSADADVARCEAVAPMADLVADLALDGRYGEAMTVNGLAFSAALGFDADPAVEAMPHATAVSLSGTGPSVVAVADPADPETDLDAVVDAWGGRSGTLRRTTTRNDGAAVE, via the coding sequence ATGGAGGGACGGGCGGCGGCGCTCGGCGCCGGTACCGTGTTGAACGCGCTCGCGACCGGCACGGGCGCGGCGTTCGGCATCGATGTCGAAACGCGCGCGACCGTCGAACTCGACCCCGCTGCCGACCTCGTCGAGGGCGAAATTGCCGAGGACGCCGACGGCGACACCGACCTGATCGAGCGCTGCGTCGCCCTCGCGACCGAGCGCTGGGGCGACGGCGAGGGCGGGACCGTCAGAACCGACAGCGATGTCCCGCTGGCGGCGGGACTGAAAAGCTCCAGCGCGGCCGCCAACGCGACCGTCCTCGCGACCTGCGACGCGCTCGGGCTCGCGGTCGGCGACGGTCCGGACGACCCCGCGGTCGACGTGACTCGACTGGAGGCCTGTCGGCTCGGCGTGCGGGCGGCCCGCGCGGCCGGCGTCACCGTCACGGGCGCGTTCGACGACGCGACGGCGTCGATGCTCGGCGGCGTCACGGTCACCGACAACGACGCCGACGAGCTGCGCGCCCGCGAGACCGTCGACTGGGACGTCCTCGTCTGGACCCCGCCGGAGCGGGCGTACAGCGCAGACGCCGACGTGGCGCGATGCGAGGCGGTGGCGCCGATGGCCGACCTCGTGGCAGACCTCGCGCTCGACGGCCGGTACGGCGAGGCGATGACGGTGAACGGGCTGGCCTTCTCCGCCGCGCTCGGCTTCGACGCCGACCCCGCGGTCGAGGCGATGCCGCACGCGACCGCGGTGTCGCTGTCGGGTACCGGGCCGAGCGTCGTCGCCGTCGCGGACCCCGCCGACCCCGAGACCGACCTCGACGCGGTCGTCGACGCGTGGGGCGGCCGCTCCGGAACGCTGCGACGAACGACCACAAGAAACGACGGCGCGGCCGTCGAGTGA